In Nycticebus coucang isolate mNycCou1 chromosome 9, mNycCou1.pri, whole genome shotgun sequence, the following are encoded in one genomic region:
- the BICRAL gene encoding BRD4-interacting chromatin-remodeling complex-associated protein-like: protein MDDDDDSCLLDLIGDPQALNYFLHGPGNKSNNDDLTNAGYSAANSNSIFANSSNADPKSSLKGVSNQLGEGPSDGLPLSSSLQFLEDELESSPLPDLSEDQPFDILQKSLQEANITEQTLAEEAYLDASIGSSQQFAQAQLHPSSSASFTQASNVSNYSGQTLQPIGVTHVPVGASFASNTVGVQHGFMQHVGISVPSQHLSNSSHISGSGQIQLIGSFGNHPSMMTINNLDGSQIILKGSGQQAPSNVSGGLLVHRQTPNGNSLFGNSSSSPVAQPVTVPFNSTNFQTSLPVHNIIIQRGLAPNSNKVPINIQPKPIQMGQQNTYNVNNLGIQQHHVQQGISFASASSPQGSVVGPHMSVNIVNQQQNTRKPVTSQASSSTGGSIVIHSPMSQPHAPQSQFLIPTSLSVSSNSVHHVQTINGQLLQTQSPQLISGQVASEHVMLNRNSSNMLRTSQPYSGQMLNNQNTAVQLVSGQTFAASGSPVIVNHASPQIVGGQMPLQQASPTVLHLSPGQSNVSQGRPGFTAMPSVTSMSGPSRFPAVSSTSSVHPSLGSVVQSGASGSNFTGDQLTQPNRTPVPVSVSHRLPVSSSKSTSTFSNTPGAQQQFFCQAQKKSLNQTSPVSAPKTTDGLRQAQIPGLLSTTLPGQDSGSKVISASLGTAQPQQEKIIGSSPGHSTMQVDSHLGGQKRPAAKQLTKGAFILQQLQRDQAHTVTPDKSQFQSLSDAVQRLLSYHVCQGSMPTEEDLRKVDNEFETVATQLLKRTQAMLNKYRCLLLEDAMRINPSAEMVMIDRMFNQEERASLSRDKRLALVDPEGFQADFCCSFKLDKAAHETQFGRNDQHGSKTTSSLHQTAKTQSRDRAKPGVTEPTNHDQFHLVPNHIVVSAEGNISKKTECFSRALKFDKVGLVQYRNTSEEKASECSPGPDGHRKTSSRPDHGTESKLSSILVDSRLEMTCNNSFQEKTLRNSPKNEVLHTDIMKGSGEPQPDLQLTKSLETTFKNILELKKTGRQSQSDPTVSGTVELDFPNFSPMASQENCLEKFIPDHSEGVVETDSILEAAVNSILEC from the exons AATGCTGATCCTAAGTCATCCCTCAAAGGTGTAAGCAACCAGCTTGGAGAAGGGCCCAGTGATGGACTGCCGCTTTCAAGTAGCCTTCAGTTTCTTGAAGATGAACTTGAGTCTTCTCCTCTTCCTGATCTCAGTGAGGACCAACCTTTCGACATTCTTCAGAAATCCTTGCAGGAGGCCAATATCACTGAACAGACATTGGCAGAAGAGGCATATTTGGATGCCAGTATAGGTTCAAGCCAACAATTTGCACAAGCTCAGCTTCATCCTTCTTCATCAGCATCCTTTACTCAGGCTTCTAATGTTTCTAATTACTCAGGTCAGACGCTGCAGCCTATAGGGGTGACGCACGTTCCTGTTGGAGCATCATTTGCAAGCAATACAGTGGGTGTGCAACATGGCTTTATGCAACACGTGGGGATCAGTGTTCCCAGCCAGCATTTGTCTAATAGCAGTCACATTAGTGGTTCTGGTCAAATACAGTTAATTGGATCATTTGGGAATCATCCTTCCATGATGACTATTAATAACCTAGATGGGTCTCAGATCATATTGAAGGGCAGTGGACAGCAAGCTCCATCAAATGTGAGTGGAGGGCTTCTGGTTCATAGACAGACTCCTAATGGCAACTCTTTGTTTGGCAACTCCAGCTCTAGTCCAGTAGCACAGCCTGTTACCGTTCCATTTAACAGCACAAATTTTCAGACATCTTTACCCGTACATAACATCATCATACAAAGGGGTCTTGCACCAAATTCAAATAAAGTCCCAATTAATATACAGCCAAAGCCTATCCAGATGGGTCAGCAAAATACATACAATGTGAACAATTTGGGAATTCAGCAACATCACGTACAGCAAGGGATCTCTTTTGCTTCTGCAAGTTCACCCCAGGGCTCAGTAGTTGGTCCACACATGTCTGTGAACATTGTaaaccaacaacaaaatacaagaaAGCCGGTCACCTCACAAGCATCGAGCAGCACAGGGGGCAGTATTGTTATTCATTCCCCCATGAGCCAGCCTCATGCACCCCAAAGTCAGTTCCTCATACCTACAAGCCTTTCCGTCAGTTCCAACTCGGTACATCACGTCCAGACCATAAATGGGCAACTTCTTCAGACTCAATCCCCTCAGCTCATTTCTGGTCAAGTGGCCTCAGAGCATGTCATGTTGAACAGGAATTCTTCCAACATGCTCAGGACCAGTCAACCATATTCTGGACAAATGCTCAACAACCAGAATACCGCCGTCCAGTTAGTGTCTGGGCAGACGTTTGCTGCCTCTGGAAGTCCAGTGATAGTCAATCATGCCTCTCCTCAGATTGTTGGTGGCCAGATGCCCTTGCAGCAGGCATCACCAACTGTATTACACCTGTCGCCTGGGCAAAGCAATGTGTCCCAGGGGAGACCTGGCTTCACCGCCATGCCCTCAGTGACAAGCATGTCAGGACCTAGTCGGTTCCCTGCTGTCAGTTCAACCAGCTCTGTCCACCCTAGTCTTGGGTCTGTAGTTCAGTCTGGTGCATCAGGATCAAACTTTACGGGAGATCAGCTGACCCAGCCAAACAGGACTCCAGTACCAGTCAGTGTGTCTCATCGTCTTCCAGTTTCTTCTTCCAAATCTACCAGCACCTTCAGTAATACTCCTGGAGCCCAGCAACAGTTCTTCTGTCAG GCtcagaaaaaaagtttgaatCAGACTTCCCCCGTTTCTgctcccaaaaccacagatggcCTGAGGCAAGCGCAGATCCCTGGGCTCTTGAGCACCACACTGCCAG GACAGGATTCTGGAAGCAAAGTTATATCAGCATCCTTAGGAACTGCACAGCCACAGCAGGAAAAAATAATTGGATCATCTCCTGGCCATTCAACTATGCAG GTGGATAGTCATCTGGGAGGACAAAAAAGGCCTGCTGCGAAACAACTAACAAAAGGAGCTTT TATTCTCCAGCAGTTACAGAGGGACCAAGCCCACACTGTGACACCTGACAAAAGTCAGTTCCAATCACTAAGTGATGCGGTGCAGAGACTGCTGTCCTACCACGTGTGCCAGGGCTCCATGCCCACTGAAGAAGACTTGAGGAAAG tgGACAATGAATTTGAAACAGTTGCCACTCAGCTCCTAAAAAGGACCCAAGCAATGCTTAACAAATACAGATGCCTTCTCCTAGAAGACGCCATG CGGATCAACCCCTCTGCTGAGATGGTTATGATTGATAGAATGTTCAACCAAGAGGAAAGAGCTTCCCTGTCCCGAGACAAGCGTCTGGCCCTTGTTGACCCTG aGGGATTTCAGGCTGATTTCTGTTGTTCCTTCAAACTTGATAAAGCTGCTCATGAGACACAGTTTGGTAGGAATGACCAGCATGGCAGTAAAACAACCAGCTCTCTACATCAGACGGCCAAGACCCAAAGCAGGGACCGAGCCAAACCAGGTGTGACAGAACCAACAAATCATGACCAATTTCATCTAGTGCCTAATCACATTGTAGTCTCTGCAGAAggaaacatttctaaaaaaacaGAATGCTTCAGTAGAGCGCTGAAATTTGACAAAGTGGGCTTAGTTCAATACCGGAACACATCTGAAGAGAAGGCCAGTGAGTGCTCTCCCGGCCCTGATGGGCACCGGAAAACCTCATCCAGACCAGATCATGGTACTGAGAGCAAACTCTCGAGTATCCTGGTAGATTCACGCTTGGAGATGACGTGTAACAATTCCTTCCAGGAAAAAACTCTGAGGAATTCTCCAAAGAATGAAGTTTTACATACAGACATCATGAAAGGATCAGGAGAGCCCCAGCCAGATCTCCAGCTCACAAAGAGTTTAGAAACCACATTTAAGAACATCTTGGAACTCAAAAAGACTGGGCGGCAGTCCCAGAGTGACCCAACGGTTAGCGGTACTGTTGAGTTAGATTTCCCCAACTTTTCTCCAATGGCTTCGCAGGAAAACTGCCTGGAAAAGTTCATCCCAGACCACAGTGAAGGCGTTGTAGAAACTGACTCCATTTTAGAAGCAGCTGTAAATAGTATCCTAGAGTGTTAA